The following are encoded together in the Candidatus Oleimmundimicrobium sp. genome:
- the murI gene encoding glutamate racemase — MNDKPIGIFDSGIGGLTVAGEVMRQLPNENIIYFGDTARFPYGPRSADELKEFVFQIVEFLQNEEVKFIVIACNSASSAALEVAQEYFDIPIIGVVEPGARAAAQATRNRRIGIIGTQATISSSAYVKAVRTFDAGAKVFQQVTPELADFVENGELSGKRVEDAIKKYSNSLIEVDIDTLILGCTHYPLLSKTIQKIIGEKVVLISSAKEAAKEVGEMLARKSHIRSEQKTPCYRFISSGDGSKFIELGNKFLGREIKDVEKIKLG; from the coding sequence GTGAACGATAAACCGATAGGTATTTTTGATTCCGGAATAGGTGGATTAACGGTCGCTGGTGAAGTAATGCGACAACTTCCTAATGAAAATATCATTTACTTTGGGGATACGGCCCGTTTTCCCTATGGTCCGCGAAGTGCCGATGAGCTGAAGGAGTTTGTCTTTCAGATAGTTGAGTTTTTGCAAAACGAAGAGGTTAAATTTATCGTTATTGCTTGCAACAGCGCGTCTTCCGCGGCCCTTGAGGTTGCCCAGGAGTATTTTGATATTCCAATTATAGGGGTGGTTGAGCCGGGAGCAAGAGCAGCTGCGCAAGCAACACGCAATCGCCGAATAGGTATTATTGGCACTCAGGCAACTATCTCAAGCAGTGCTTATGTTAAAGCGGTGCGTACTTTTGACGCTGGGGCGAAAGTTTTTCAGCAAGTCACTCCCGAATTGGCAGATTTTGTAGAAAATGGTGAATTGAGTGGCAAAAGAGTGGAAGATGCGATAAAAAAATATTCAAATTCTTTAATTGAAGTAGATATAGATACTTTGATTTTGGGATGTACTCATTATCCTTTGCTTAGTAAAACTATCCAAAAAATTATCGGAGAAAAAGTTGTCCTCATAAGCTCAGCCAAGGAAGCGGCGAAAGAAGTTGGTGAGATGCTTGCTCGAAAAAGCCATATAAGGAGTGAACAAAAAACTCCTTGTTATCGCTTTATTTCCAGCGGGGATGGCAGTAAGTTCATAGAGCTGGGCAATAAGTTTTTGGGTAGAGAGATAAAAGATGTAGAAAAAATTAAATTAGGATAA
- the tig gene encoding trigger factor — protein sequence MKAEVEKLEKSKVLLKVEVPKEDIERAIKEAYKVISKKINVPGFRKGKVPLNIIDTRVGEEAIIDEMLRQLVPGAYTKAVEKTGIEPINIPEIDVKDAKRDKVNFHAKVDVKPKVDLADYKKLKAKRAKVKLTNEEINQQIEITRNSLAQLEVAERKIISKDDFVMINFDGLVDGKSFEGGSAKDFLLEVGSNQIVPDFDKNLFGARKGDIKEFTVDMPPKYDNQAIAGKTVKYKVLVKEIKQKVLPELNDKFAEEVGGFKTLDEYKESIRKRLEEVKTFKAEEDFRRKVLDEAAEGTKVDIPDIMVDRMVAEMVDEFLLSLQSRGVSAEDYFSVAETSIEELKKSFRERAKERTRDEIVLEAIAKKEGLTISEDELSKEVEAIAQRLNEDKEKLRKIFEERGILEKIKNDLLIRNSLERLVELTEKTTEKRKKKSEDGGKNEKSNSNSSRTNK from the coding sequence TTGAAAGCCGAAGTCGAAAAGCTTGAAAAGAGTAAGGTGCTTCTAAAAGTTGAAGTACCTAAGGAAGATATAGAACGAGCCATTAAAGAAGCCTATAAAGTTATTTCTAAAAAAATTAACGTTCCCGGGTTTAGAAAGGGAAAAGTTCCTTTAAACATAATTGATACTCGCGTGGGAGAAGAAGCTATTATCGATGAGATGCTTCGTCAATTGGTGCCAGGCGCTTATACCAAGGCGGTTGAAAAGACAGGCATAGAGCCAATTAACATTCCCGAAATAGATGTCAAGGATGCCAAAAGAGATAAGGTTAATTTTCATGCCAAAGTTGACGTAAAACCTAAAGTGGATTTAGCTGATTATAAAAAGTTAAAAGCAAAGCGAGCCAAAGTAAAACTAACTAACGAAGAGATAAATCAGCAAATTGAAATAACAAGAAACAGTTTAGCGCAACTTGAGGTTGCTGAAAGAAAAATTATTTCTAAAGATGATTTTGTGATGATAAATTTTGATGGGTTGGTCGATGGCAAATCCTTTGAGGGAGGTTCTGCTAAAGATTTCCTACTTGAAGTCGGCTCCAATCAAATTGTTCCCGATTTTGATAAGAATCTTTTCGGAGCCCGAAAAGGTGATATAAAGGAGTTTACGGTAGATATGCCTCCAAAATACGATAATCAGGCAATTGCAGGTAAAACTGTAAAGTATAAAGTTTTAGTAAAAGAAATAAAACAAAAAGTTTTACCGGAGTTAAACGATAAATTTGCTGAAGAAGTTGGTGGTTTTAAAACTCTGGATGAATATAAAGAAAGTATAAGAAAAAGGTTAGAGGAAGTAAAAACTTTTAAGGCAGAAGAGGATTTTCGCAGGAAGGTTTTAGACGAGGCAGCAGAGGGAACAAAAGTTGATATTCCTGATATAATGGTAGATAGAATGGTAGCGGAAATGGTCGATGAATTTCTTCTAAGTCTTCAGTCTCGCGGAGTATCTGCCGAGGATTATTTTTCAGTCGCCGAAACCAGTATTGAAGAATTGAAAAAATCTTTTCGAGAAAGAGCCAAAGAAAGAACCAGAGATGAAATTGTTTTAGAGGCAATTGCAAAAAAAGAGGGCTTAACGATAAGCGAGGACGAATTAAGCAAAGAAGTGGAAGCCATTGCTCAAAGATTAAACGAGGACAAAGAAAAACTCAGAAAAATTTTCGAAGAAAGAGGAATATTAGAAAAAATTAAAAACGATCTTTTGATAAGAAACTCTTTAGAGCGTTTAGTTGAATTGACAGAGAAAACAACTGAAAAAAGAAAGAAGAAAAGCGAAGATGGAGGTAAAAATGAGAAATCTAATTCCAATAGTAGTCGAACAAACAAGTAG
- a CDS encoding AbrB/MazE/SpoVT family DNA-binding domain-containing protein: protein MKTTLTKRGQIAVPAEIRKKFRLQPGSKLYWLNTGKEIKLVPVSADPIEAMYGSASGKKLTEKLLKERRKDKEREKR, encoded by the coding sequence ATGAAAACCACTTTGACTAAGCGCGGGCAAATTGCCGTGCCGGCAGAGATAAGGAAAAAATTTAGACTTCAACCTGGCTCCAAACTTTATTGGTTGAATACAGGCAAGGAAATTAAATTGGTTCCTGTTTCCGCAGATCCCATCGAAGCAATGTATGGTTCAGCTTCGGGGAAAAAGCTGACTGAAAAACTGTTGAAGGAGCGTCGAAAGGACAAGGAACGTGAGAAAAGATAA
- a CDS encoding QueT transporter family protein — translation MKMKTHFITRAAVIAALYAALTIALTPLSYGQIQVRVSEALTVLAYFEPAAIIGLYLGCLIANMNSPLGLLDVFFGSFLTLAAASLTWAIGRLFLKSSQKTYIYKGSLLGLLPPVLINAFGVALILKIVLGLPYWITVFWVGIGEAIAVYTLGYPLLIILLKRKILSEEEN, via the coding sequence ATGAAAATGAAAACCCATTTTATTACACGCGCGGCGGTCATTGCGGCACTTTACGCGGCTTTAACCATTGCTTTGACACCTCTAAGTTATGGGCAAATTCAAGTGAGAGTTTCTGAGGCGTTAACCGTTCTTGCTTATTTTGAGCCGGCTGCGATTATCGGCCTTTACCTGGGGTGTTTGATTGCAAACATGAATAGCCCCCTTGGCTTGTTAGATGTTTTTTTCGGTTCTTTTTTGACGCTCGCGGCGGCTTCTCTTACCTGGGCAATCGGCAGGCTTTTTTTGAAAAGCTCTCAAAAAACTTACATCTATAAAGGCTCGTTACTGGGATTATTGCCACCCGTTTTAATTAATGCTTTTGGAGTGGCTTTGATATTGAAAATTGTTCTTGGTTTACCATACTGGATAACTGTTTTTTGGGTTGGAATTGGTGAAGCAATAGCCGTTTATACTTTGGGTTATCCTTTACTTATCATCCTTTTAAAAAGAAAGATTTTATCTGAGGAAGAAAACTAA
- the clpP gene encoding ATP-dependent Clp endopeptidase proteolytic subunit ClpP, with protein sequence MRNLIPIVVEQTSRGERSYDIYSRLLNERIIFLGSEINDDIANVVIAQLLHLESEDPDKDIHLYINSPGGSVTATLAVYDTMQYVKPDVSTICIGQAASGAAILLAAGAKKKRFVLPNSRVLIHQPHGGASGQAVDINIQAKEILRNRRLLDEILAEKTGQLIEKIQKDTDRDFIMDAETAKEYGIVDEVVQKRIKK encoded by the coding sequence ATGAGAAATCTAATTCCAATAGTAGTCGAACAAACAAGTAGAGGGGAAAGGTCATATGACATCTACTCTCGTTTGTTGAACGAGAGAATAATTTTTTTAGGCAGTGAAATAAATGATGATATTGCCAATGTGGTCATTGCTCAACTGCTTCATTTGGAATCAGAAGACCCTGATAAAGATATTCACCTTTATATTAATAGCCCCGGAGGATCGGTAACTGCTACTCTTGCTGTCTACGATACCATGCAATACGTTAAACCGGATGTTTCGACAATATGCATTGGTCAGGCAGCTAGTGGTGCTGCTATTTTGCTTGCAGCCGGTGCGAAAAAAAAGAGATTTGTTTTGCCGAATTCGAGGGTTTTAATTCATCAACCGCATGGTGGGGCAAGCGGCCAAGCTGTTGATATTAATATTCAGGCTAAAGAAATTCTGAGAAACCGTCGACTATTAGATGAGATACTAGCTGAAAAAACCGGTCAGTTGATTGAGAAAATTCAAAAGGATACGGACCGGGATTTTATAATGGATGCTGAAACGGCTAAAGAATACGGCATTGTTGATGAGGTTGTGCAGAAGCGTATAAAGAAATAG
- a CDS encoding MBL fold metallo-hydrolase — MRLIVLGASAAYAGPDEACSGYLISHLHPDHFLDIYPLHNYYLLNSTIPDFSLRVLAPSKASELLDCILSDDYRKKFINIFRFEDINGKIEYRFGNLKLQFCKVNHLEPTYAVAIIGKKKLVYSSDTGYCEDLVEFARGADVFICEATLKEVHAGAPVNHLTAKQAAIIAKKAEVKKLFLTHMWPGYDREVSLKEAKEVFDGEIIMSGENKAYEI, encoded by the coding sequence ATGAGGTTAATTGTTTTAGGGGCTTCGGCTGCCTATGCGGGGCCGGATGAAGCGTGCAGCGGTTATCTTATTTCTCATCTTCACCCGGATCATTTTTTGGATATTTATCCTTTACATAATTATTATCTGCTCAATAGCACAATTCCTGATTTTTCTTTGCGGGTCCTTGCTCCAAGTAAAGCTTCGGAGTTGTTGGATTGTATTTTATCTGATGATTATAGAAAGAAATTTATCAACATTTTTAGATTTGAAGATATAAATGGTAAGATTGAATATAGATTCGGGAATTTAAAGCTTCAGTTTTGTAAAGTAAATCATCTTGAGCCAACTTACGCAGTGGCGATAATTGGCAAGAAGAAGCTTGTTTATAGCTCGGATACCGGCTATTGCGAGGATTTGGTAGAGTTTGCAAGGGGAGCAGATGTTTTTATATGCGAAGCGACGTTGAAAGAAGTTCACGCGGGGGCTCCGGTTAATCATCTTACCGCTAAACAGGCGGCGATAATTGCTAAAAAAGCAGAAGTTAAAAAGTTATTTTTGACACATATGTGGCCCGGTTATGATAGAGAGGTTTCCTTAAAAGAGGCAAAAGAAGTTTTTGATGGCGAGATTATAATGTCCGGAGAAAATAAAGCATACGAAATTTAG
- a CDS encoding XTP/dITP diphosphatase produces the protein MKTVIASKNEGKIREIKDILNLKWLEFLTYKDFEKWPEVEETGKNFEENAILKAQKLAECLKLPAFADDSGLEVDVLGGEPGIYSSRYAGEFAKDEDNIKKLLSKLRSLSINKRTARFKCSAVLFIPNGKIFKTEGVCEGHIINEPRGSNGFGYDPVFVPKGYDKTMAELPVEIKNKISHRGQAFRKLKEILKEIKF, from the coding sequence ATGAAGACTGTAATAGCTAGCAAAAATGAGGGTAAAATCCGGGAAATTAAAGATATCCTTAATTTGAAGTGGCTGGAATTTTTAACATATAAGGACTTTGAAAAGTGGCCTGAAGTTGAGGAAACCGGAAAAAATTTTGAAGAAAATGCCATTCTTAAAGCTCAAAAATTAGCAGAGTGTTTGAAATTGCCTGCTTTTGCGGACGATTCTGGTTTGGAAGTTGATGTTTTAGGTGGAGAACCGGGTATATATTCATCACGTTATGCCGGAGAATTTGCAAAAGATGAAGATAATATTAAAAAGCTTCTAAGTAAATTGCGGAGTTTGTCTATTAACAAAAGAACGGCGCGATTTAAATGTAGCGCGGTTTTATTTATTCCTAACGGCAAAATTTTTAAAACAGAAGGTGTTTGTGAGGGGCACATAATAAACGAACCACGTGGCTCAAATGGCTTTGGATATGACCCTGTCTTTGTGCCTAAAGGTTATGATAAAACGATGGCCGAACTTCCGGTTGAAATTAAGAACAAAATTAGTCACCGGGGACAAGCTTTTCGAAAATTGAAAGAGATTTTAAAAGAAATTAAGTTTTAA
- a CDS encoding PIN domain-containing protein, with the protein MRKDKPRYLLDTSALLTFLEGEGGAETVKNILLLARDDKADVFISFASLIEVYYITLQEEGEEIADLRFVALMELPVQVLKSLEETFILTAGRFKAVYPISFADAVIAAHAQLNNAILVHKDPEFLSIKDEIKQEFLPFKK; encoded by the coding sequence GTGAGAAAAGATAAACCAAGGTATCTGTTGGACACATCAGCTCTTTTAACTTTTTTAGAGGGCGAAGGTGGAGCGGAAACGGTTAAGAATATCTTACTCTTGGCTCGAGATGATAAGGCCGATGTCTTCATTTCTTTCGCTTCATTAATCGAGGTTTATTATATTACTCTTCAAGAAGAAGGGGAGGAAATCGCCGATTTGCGGTTTGTTGCGTTAATGGAGCTTCCGGTCCAAGTTTTAAAATCTCTCGAAGAAACATTCATTCTTACTGCGGGAAGGTTTAAAGCTGTTTATCCAATTTCATTTGCTGATGCAGTAATTGCCGCTCACGCTCAATTAAATAATGCAATCTTGGTCCATAAAGATCCCGAGTTTTTATCCATTAAGGATGAAATTAAGCAGGAATTTTTGCCCTTTAAGAAGTAG
- the rph gene encoding ribonuclease PH produces MERIDSKKPDELRKVNITRNYIPHAEGSALIEFGNTKVICTATVETNKVPMFLRGSGQGWITAEYSMLPRSTTIRSPRESMMGRVGGRTHEIQRLIGRSLRSVVNREALGELTIWIDADVIQADGGTRTAAITGSFIALFDAVKYLIEEGKIKEFPINDYVSAISVGIVDGEPCLDLCFEEDVDAQVDMNIVMTGLGEFIEVQGTAESHPFTRDELDKLLALAKKGINELIKIQKSIIGKDFDKLSKKFKFEK; encoded by the coding sequence TTGGAAAGAATAGATAGTAAAAAGCCGGATGAATTGAGAAAAGTGAATATAACAAGAAATTATATTCCTCATGCGGAAGGTTCAGCTTTAATTGAGTTTGGCAATACTAAAGTTATCTGTACGGCTACTGTAGAGACAAATAAGGTGCCGATGTTTTTACGAGGCAGCGGGCAAGGGTGGATAACCGCGGAATATTCTATGCTCCCACGTTCAACTACAATAAGAAGTCCCAGGGAGTCGATGATGGGTAGAGTTGGTGGAAGAACTCATGAAATCCAGAGATTGATTGGAAGATCGTTGCGTTCTGTTGTAAATCGCGAGGCCCTTGGCGAGCTTACCATATGGATTGACGCAGATGTAATTCAAGCCGATGGTGGGACAAGGACAGCTGCGATAACAGGTTCTTTCATTGCTCTTTTCGATGCAGTTAAATATCTTATCGAAGAGGGTAAGATTAAAGAATTTCCAATAAATGATTATGTATCCGCTATCAGTGTTGGCATTGTTGACGGTGAACCTTGTCTTGATTTGTGCTTTGAAGAAGACGTAGACGCCCAGGTAGATATGAATATTGTAATGACAGGATTAGGAGAGTTTATTGAGGTTCAAGGTACTGCGGAATCCCATCCTTTTACGCGTGATGAGTTGGACAAGCTTTTAGCATTGGCAAAAAAGGGGATTAATGAACTCATCAAAATACAAAAATCTATTATAGGAAAAGATTTTGATAAATTATCCAAAAAATTCAAATTCGAAAAGTGA